In Candidatus Hydrogenedentota bacterium, the sequence ATGCAAGACTGGAACAACTGCTCGAGGCGCTCCCAAATCTCGCAGATACGGACAAACTGCAGATCGTTAAAACCATTCTTTCGCAACTTGAGGAATCGTCGTCGGACGTCTCCGGGTTTGCAGCTGCATTTCAGCGGGCAAAGCCGGGTACGCTGAAGCATATAGCCGCGGCCTCGCGCATGGTCGACTACAAACTTGCGTTTCAGCAACTGAAGGCTCTCGTTGATGACCCGGCGACACCGGAAAGGGATCTGCAGGAGCATCTGAAGAAGCATCCCTGGATGTTTGGCAGTGAGTACAGTGAGCTATTGTCGCGGCGGACTTGGACAAGAGATGACAAACTTGATTACATGCTTCGAAGAACTGTCGACGGATATTTGGAGATTGTCGAAATCAAGACGCCGTTTGCCGAAGCATTATTCATTCACGACACGTCACATGACAGCTATTACCCGTCCGCAAAATTGTCGCCAGTCCTCGGCCAAGTAATCCGTTACATCGAGGAGGTGGAACGGAACCGAGACTCCATCATCGCACATGACGAGTGCGATACCTTAAAGATCCGATCTCGGATTATCCTCGGGCGCGACGGTCCACCGGAGCACCAGGCTGCTCTCCGAAATCTAAATTCGCATCTTCATCGAATTGAGGTCTTGACGTTTGATCAGCTACTTAGGATCGCTACGAGAGTCATTGCCGTGTTTGAGGCCGAAGAAGATCAAGACGAGCAGGCTGCCGGGGCGACAGGCGATTCTGTGGTGTTCTGACAGACGTGAACTTCATCTCGCTCCGAAAGGCTTCGATTGCTGAATTGCCTTTCGTGCACATCGATCAACAAGGGGACCGCTGCTTCGGCTGCAGCATTTGCGTCCGGATGTTCCGGGTCTTTCAGTCCCGTAGTAGTGCGCCTACCCTAAAACTTATGGTTGTCAGGTTCGTTCCATGCCCGCCCAAAGCTGCGGGCATGCCACCCAAGACATAACTTTTTAGCATAGACGGACTAGTAGGGTCGGTTCCACCGGCCTCTTTTGTTTGCATTACTCACCCACCGAATTCCCGATGTCATCGAAATTCAATGCCCGGGCCGGATCGCTCCAGCACGCCCAATGCTCGACCACACCTATTCTCGTGGGGATTAGACAATTCCATGCAGACAATCATACCCAAACAAAAAACGGTGGAACCGGTCCAACAGCTGTTTCACCAAGAAAAATCTACCGCGAGAATCTGTATGAGTCCTGCTCTCTCACTCAAGCATTCCTCAACCAACTCAGGCGTTCGAAGGTGCGCGCACCCGCGCGCAACTTCGAAGCGCATCTTCGAAGGCGCGCATCTTCGAACGGTGGTCGCAAACGGAAGCAGCAGCGCGGGTTGCACTTTTTGACAACATTCGCCGGGAGTGAAGAAAAGTGGCGGGAGCGCACACGCCGAATTTTGAGCACCTTGGGCAGGAATTCGCGAGCTTGTGACAAGCTCTTCGCCGCGAGTTCCGCGCAACTCTTTTTCAATCGCGGGCGGCTTTGTCCAGAAACTATGGAGCGAATCCATCCGTAGGGTCCGCTGTGCGGACCGAAAC encodes:
- a CDS encoding DUF4263 domain-containing protein, which produces MPLPPETSLDAVLVKIKETYSNPSIGNIRQVVLRDGPRAFRVATLLEVLDSKTRDFHHYSLKIDHINKRAEGWFADPERSVRLDGDEPDEVDTLYRFLHALYEGKLDGEPGTLHIIRGEDYARLEQLLEALPNLADTDKLQIVKTILSQLEESSSDVSGFAAAFQRAKPGTLKHIAAASRMVDYKLAFQQLKALVDDPATPERDLQEHLKKHPWMFGSEYSELLSRRTWTRDDKLDYMLRRTVDGYLEIVEIKTPFAEALFIHDTSHDSYYPSAKLSPVLGQVIRYIEEVERNRDSIIAHDECDTLKIRSRIILGRDGPPEHQAALRNLNSHLHRIEVLTFDQLLRIATRVIAVFEAEEDQDEQAAGATGDSVVF